The segment TCAGTCAAGGGGGCTGTGATCCCTGCTGCGGGGTGAATGTTCACACCCTACCCACTGAGTCCTGGTGGAGGAGTGAGGGCGAGTGGGCAGAACCCCATCACACCACAGAAACaggcaaatggaaaaaacactgctgctctcagttCCCAAGCCTGTGTAAATAATGCTTGGAATCCTTGAGCTTCGACTGAGCTTAATCACCCGTCATATGaacactgcaaaacagcaatCCCCAGTAACGCCCCATTCCTTGATGGAGGCTGGGCTTGGCACATTTTTGCTGTTCCCAACAGCAGCCCTGCCATGGGCCAAGTGACAGGACCCACCTGCACACTCAGAAAGATGGAAAGCCTGGGCAGGCGTGGGGTGCCAAAGGGACCCACCCAGGAGAGGTGCAGGCAGAAGCTAACCTgagcagccagcccagcacagggTCAGATGCCCCATCAAGGGCGCACATGTCCTGTACAgtggagctgctccctgccagcactTCCTTTGTCGTGCAGCTGCAGTCATTTCTGCAAAGAGTGTCCACGACCAGGGCAGCCACATTGGGCAGTTTGGAGAAAGCGGTTTGGGTGAGCCTTAACATCTGGGCAAGATGGCAAAATCCACTCAATGTCCCAAAGCAAAGAGAACAACTCCTTCCTCCCACAGCTCCGTCCGGCATTGTAACAGCAGGGCTGATCAGCTTTCTGAGCGCCCCTGGGTAGGCTGGATGGGAGGAGAGGGCtagcagcagggacagaggcAATGGACAGAGGCACTGACACTGTTATCCCTTTGCTGAGGGCTAGCACCGAAGTTGTTAACTCTCCCTTCGGGGAGAGAAACTGGGATTTCACATCTCGAGGAGGCCAGGCTTTCAGCAGCCACACCACAGAGGGTGAGGGAACACAAATTCCCTCAGAGAGAGCCTGAGTGAACAGCTTGAACTGAAGAAGGGCCAGAGGAATCTCTCACTGCTCCACACCCTGTAAATCCTTTGCTAATTACtttattgctgttatttgtGAAGATAAAGGAAAGGGATTAATTAACTATGTGGAGAGCACGCATCTCTCTCAATGGGCTTCATAAATTGAtatgggagagagaaaaatcaattaaCAAATTCCTTTGCCCTCCTGATGGGTCTGGAAACAGAGCTGAGGCACTTCTTGTTTGAGATTGTAAATGGTGAAAACAAGCCCGCTTCCTTGGCCAGCTGGGAAGGATTCATTCATCTGTTTGCAGTGAGTTCCTGAAGCACAGTGGTGCACGTCACAGACAATTTACAGTTCTGTGACAGCAAGCAGCAATATGACAATGTCAGCAAGGTGACAGTGCTGGGCAGCAACTCTCTTTAATTTTGAAGCTTCACTCTTAGGAGAGCTACTTGATTGTGACAAGAAAatttaactaaaaataattataacaTGGGCACTGGTGTCCTCTGACATTTTAGACTAGCACGTGATTTCCTGCAATACAtgagaagcagcaaaagaagCAGAACGGTTAGGGAATATCATGTACTGCATGTGCTGGTAGGATTCTTATGTCTTCTTGAACCTTTCCACAAATGCAGAGCCAGAGCCAGGCACTGAGATGCCTTTCACGTGGCATACATATTAGTTGAAGGAAATGAATGGTCCCTGAGGATGAGGCCTCAGAGGGAAGGAAGTGTTTGATGAATGAGGTTAGAAAGGTCTCAGTGTAGCTGTGTCATGCCTCGGTGAGGGCTTCTACAGAAAAGAATGATGGTGGTTTCCATTGCCTGCATAAACAAGGGAGGATAAGCAGCAGCTGCGCTGCAAcgtaaaataaacaaacaaccaacaacaaccATCAAAAACCCAACTCACCCTATTTCTACAGTTTCATCTAAAAGCAACTGGAGTAAACCAGATGTAGTATATTCAATTGTTTAAGCATTATAAATCATTACTCTGTGTTAAAAACACAGACGCGGGAGAGCTGTAGTTATCAGCCGGGAATTACACAATTTGGATCTGATGTCTTGGACAGTAATTCTTAAGTTTCACTGTCACTGTCTCCCAGGGATGAAATTAGTGAacaaaggagaagaagagagcACAGGCattgaaactgagaaaaaaaactgcagaagaggGACAGAGcaagctaataaataaaacaagagcctgaagggaagagctgctttgtcagaatataaatatttcccttcctcttttatCTTTAATGTGGTGCGAGGAGCTTATTAAGGGAAGTGTAGCTCTGTCCCTGGAGTCCATCCACATAACCATGTAGGGAGCTTGGTCCAACGCAGCCAGCACAGTCACTCACACATAAACTCTTCTCTGCTGGAAACGAACGTAACGAACTGAGcaataaaagggaaaggagaaccCACCGCGGTCATTACAACCCTTATCTTGCTGGCCCTGGTGCTCCTCTGCAGGgatgggcacagtgctggcagggACCCAGGCTGGGGAtctcagctctcagctgcagcacgGGCTGGGCAAGCTGCATCCTGCTGGGGATGCTCTGTTGTGGGAAAAAACCTGTGACAGCTTGTAATGACGCCAGATTTTATTTGGGGTGAATAAAGAGAGGGGGGAGGTGCGTAAAGAGGGAACTGCCAGTGAGTCCTTGCGTCTGTCCAGCTGAGTGTACGGCCCTCTGCTCCAACAGGACATGCAGCACCGTGTGCTGAGCCACCCTAATGGCCgctgagctcagccctgccaCGGGCCTGGGCTTTGCCTTCCCCCACAGGATTACGGATCAATAGCCCCTCTCTCAGAACTCTGATTTCCGCTAATGACTCGGTTCCCTTCTCAGCACTGGCACCAGCACCTCCGTGCCGGCCCTTCAAGATGTTCGACCATATGGCTGCACAAAGCTGCGCCATCCGTCAAAGCGTCCAAGGCAGGAAGGGGTACAGTTTCAAATTGCTGCCAGCCGATTCCTTCCCACTATTTCCCTTGCCTGAGCTGTCACAGATACAGGTGTCAGCCTGGCTCCTCCACTGCCTCACTCTTTTCAtctactcttaaaaaaaaaaaaaaaaaaaaaaaaggagagaaaaagaaaagctttgcatttcCTCTGCTCAGGCCTTAAATTGGAAAAATGAAGGGAATTCATTGTCGGTGCTGCTGATCCCTCCACCCCTACTGTTGCACCACTGTGGCCTTTTGAGCATGACAAAATGAGCTCCCCAGGCTTGATTATGCAAGGCACTAATTCCTCCCTGAGCCAAGGGGGTGCCTGCACTCACTGCCCATAGATCTGCATAGATCTGCATTTACCCAGCTTTTGTTTTAGCTTCTGTTTATAAGCACTTGGAATTTCTGCCTTAAAAattgacttcatttttcttttaagtgtaCACACATGAATAGGAAAAGAACACCACGTACTCTTGCAAAACCCTTTTTTCAAGTAGTATTCAGAAGAAGGTGTTGGGAAGATCTGCACATGGGGTTTTCCCCCACATAAGCGCCTATCCCAAGCACCGTTTGTTGTCATGTTTGAAAAAGACACAATCTTAAACACCACccataaatttaattttctctgaaatctttcaacatacaattttttttcaaaagtgatTTTGATAAAAgtgtactgaaagaaaattcagagttATATCAGTACTTTCAAAGAAGGATAAAAGCAATAACGACGTTTCACACACCCATGATGGTGGTTCTGGGATGCTTTTAGCCAGCCCTGTTAGCAAACATGGCCTTTGACCCCTCGCTTGTGCTGTCCCTCAGCTGCCCAGCTTCAgccccagctcacagcagcctCCTGGGGTGGGTCGGGGCCTATTGAAGAAGCTCAGGAGCAGCCTAGAAGCCCCCCACACTCCTCTGGCCCTCCTTCCAAGATGCTGCAAGAGGATGCATTTGATTCACCCTAGAAGTGTTTTCATCGTAGCTCTCCTTATCCTACACTGTACTTCTGTGGCACAACAgctttaacaaaaataaaccgGTAGGAGCCTGGTGAAGACACCAGCACTAATGTCTCTATCTCTCCAATTGTGCTTCAATCTTACTCAGCAGCTGAAACTTCAGTTTTCGCACCCCAGGCAAAACACAGCACCTCCAGTAGCACGGGCTGGGAGCAAAGTAGGCAGAGGAGAGCCACCGGCTGCGGCCCAGCATCACTCCCCATGCCACAGGCCCCAGCCCAAGCAGCCCAGATCCCGAGCGTGGCCCCGCTGAGCCCACACGTGGCTGCCTGCTCACCTTGGGGGGAAACAGAGTCCTGCCAACATTTCACTCTTCTTCCataacctgattttttttctaggagaTGTAACTTCTGCTCCAGGCCAAACTTTCAAAGCTGTTCATAAAAAATCCCGAGTAGCACAAGTTTGGGACATTTTGGAGTACTAAGTGTTTATGCCTTCCGAAATATTTAGTGTActtacaattttaaaacaatactgTTTTTTCATAATAGATATTGGATGCTTCATTATGTTGGGATATGGTTTCCTCACTCTtgaaaaacacagcataaaTATGAGCGAGTTAGTCATTAAACCCATGGCTTTACTGCACATGCGTAACGCCTGACGAAAACACGGCTTTAGGGGCAGGTATCCGGTCAGCAAGTTGTAGCTGTCAAAAGAAGCTCATCTCCTGCCAGCAATAAGGTTCTACAGAGTCCCAGAGCAAAGTGAGCTCAGTTCCACCCGTGTGAGCGaagcaaatgagaaatacaCCATTCCAATTTGTGCTGGAGTGCTGTACGTCTCCCCTCGAGGTGCTGAGTTTTCAGCTATCTCTGAACCCGAAGGCAGGATCTGTGGGAGCaaggagagcaggagctgctaTTTTTAGAAATGAGGAGTGAAGCAGCCTACCACATCAAGCGCCTCCGAATTTGGCAGCAAGTTGGGATCAGAGAGCTCTGAGTGCCTCCCTGGACTAAGCCTGTGGATTACAAGAAATCGTAACCCTGTCTTCAGCCGTGCACATTTCCTCAGcgtttaaaatccttttttaaaaatgcaaagactgagagaaaaatattaaatacagatCTACACATATTCACCATAAAAAGTTGAATCTCCATTGTTCTGaagtctaggaaaaaaaaaaaaaagactgtaacCATGGCCCAAGAAAACATGGAGGCTGCAAAAGCTTTGCAATACTGGACTGAATGCAGAACAGAATTTCAGACGTTGCTTTGAATTTCCCAGCTTTGGTAGGTGCAAACCAGACATATGATGTTATTTCTTTGCGGACCATATGAGAAAACATTACATGCAGCTGAAATCTATTTCAGACAGCAATGTTTCTTTAGCAGAATGGGATTTCTCtgatgctttgctttgctccaTATGCTTCTAATTATTGCTCAATTCAAACAGCTATTTCTGCATTGACTCGCAGGAATCTCAGAAGGCACCTTCTACGTAGGCAAGAAGCATAGCccataaataatttcaaaaagtaTTAAAGAGGGGAAGCTTCATAGCTTTTCATTCCAAACTGACTATGTGGTATTTAAATAAACctctgtggctttccagtaaCATAGTAGGAACTCCCAGGTGGCAAGGCTggggaaagagagggaggagagcacTAAACATACTAATGAACATGTAATTAAGAAAATGGGCCCTCATTCCCTTCGGAGactgcaggaggagggagcttATTTAAAGCGCTGCTTTCTGGTTCCCCTCCCTCCACAGATGGAAATCGGCTCAGTGTCTCCAGCGCCATTCAGTGCCGTTCTCAGCAGCTCCAAGAAGTTCAGTCAGTGCAGGCTGGCAAGGAGGGAAAAACTGCAGCTTGGAAATGACTGGGTAAAAAAACAACATGTGCAGGGGAGCTCGAGATGCTGGTCATGGCCCCAGCTCCTGAAATGCTTTGGATCACCGCTCCCCGGGGGCTCTGGTGGGAAGGGAAATTCCCGGTACAGCAGCATAGCTTTTCTGCAGGGGCTTGAGGGGGCTGCAGAAGTCCCACAGCAAACCTTGGTGTCCCCTTGCAGCAGGGAACCACCTCGGCAAGCGCGTCCCCGGGGCATGATCAAGaccaaaggaagaaataattctgcCTAAGAGCTTAATTGTAGTTGAGGAGCATAAGGGTTAATTTGCACAAGCTCATcaggaagagggaaaataaaagtaattaaaatgtttgtttcttttcccaaacTCATTTTGGAAGTGAAGTTAGTTAAGGAAATTTCACCCTAAACATAGGATGGTAGCAGTGATTTGTAATTTAAGCATTcatgggaggaggagagaggattTTGTAAACAGAGGCTTAGGAATTCCTCAGCCTCTTTAGACATCTGGCAAATTCTGTATTGAGTAACAGCTCTTCTTCCCTTGTTTTCTAAGCTTTGGAAACAGCATATTTCTTAGAGGCTGCACTCATCTTTAGCAGGCCCTAATCAAGCTAAGATAAACCATTTGTTTGAACATCAGGTAGTGGCTTCCTGCCAATGTGATCCTTAGATGGCAGAACCGTGTCCCACAAGAAATAGCAACGGTCCCATTATTCAAggtatttaaaattaagataatTAAACCACTGGCATTTATGAAAGCAGAGACTAAGTGATATAATGGATCTTTCCCATCTCTTGTTTTGAGTTAAATCCGTTTCTCCTTCCTACATAAACAGAAGTTGAGGCTTTGGCTCTGTTTCCATTGAAACAAGTGAACCCTTACCCATTCACATAAATAGGACAAGTGCAAGCCTTCTGTCTGTGCATTAGAAAGTATTTAAGATTCAATCTCAAATAAATGAGACTATAGAAAGACAAACTAAATCAGCATTGGGCATAAATGACAAACATGTAGTGCAAGCATTTCATTATCACATTCCTCACAATCAAAGAGTATTGACAGGAGAGCGATCAGAGCAACCAGTCACTAAATCCACTCAATCTTTTGGAAGCAAAACATAACTCCATGTTCACAAAAACCCTGGCACCATCTGCAATGAGATGGGAAACTGATGAACAAACTTGAGAAAGTTGACTGTGTTTCACTAAATTGTATGCTGCCTATCTCAGTcagggcatggtggtgatgggctggcggttggactagatgaccttaacggtctcctccaaccttaatgattccatgactctatttcttttcccccaccatccctggaagcttCCCCTCTTCATACTGTAGTATCACTGCACTCAGAGACAGGGCGATGGCAGGGCCTGGCTGatactgctgctgctcaagAGAATTTGTCTTGTTAAAAATCGCTTTGCTTGGGAAAGTAAAATGGCCTTTATACCAAAGGGCCTCTGCAACCCTAAAATTGTGAGAGAGCAGATTAAATTCACTTCGGAGAAACAGGGGAATTCAAAGAGTCATGCAAGGGTTAAAGTGTAACTGATGTCCTCAGTGAAGTGCCCAGTGGGGATGAGCTGATCAacttcaggttttgttttcttattcatGGATCTCAGAGATAAAAGTGATCATCAGATAGCTCATCTTTGTGAATGCTTCCTAATGTTTTCTCCAATTTGATCGTAAATGTGGAAGGCACTGGAGCTCCCACTGTATCCTTTGGGATATTACTTCATAAGCTAATAGTTAGTTTACAAATACATGATGCAACTGGCATTTGCCTCTCTCACTGTGGAAACCACATCCCCTCCAGCGGTATCCCCTTCCTTTTGTCACCTGTGCACTCCCCATCCACTCTTTTCAATCAGTTTCTTATGCCTTCAATCTAATTTCAAATTAAGGCTCAGTGATGCGGGGCAGGGCCTGCCTTCCCCCACTCCCTGCCCGTGAAGAACCAGGCTCTCCTGTCTCACTGTAGAAACACCAGACTTCTCTGGTGAGCTCAAACAATGTGCAATTTAGAGTTGTCTGTCAGACTGATAGAAATGCAAGCAGATATAGCACTGTTAACTTATTTCTAATTATGCAGACTGTTATGTAGAATTTGCATGCATCACTTCTCCCCGAGGCTCCTGGCATCTCCCCACTAAGTTTTAGGGAGGGCAAATTTTGATGTTCATAGCTCAATAGCCTGCCTGATCATGTACGAATACATGTGAGTATGCTTCAAAATGTTGAGACTGAAAATTGTCCTGGAAGTCCTTCAGTAAGTGTAAGTGCAAGAAGCCCCACAGTTCAGCCAGTCACAGCTGGGATGGTGGCAGGGCACCGTACCTGCATCAGCAGAGTTTCAGCAGCTATGGAGGAGAAGTGGTAatgctgttctttgttcttctgaGGGCAGTGATGTCTGGAAACCTTGCACCAGCTAATCTGAAAATGCTCACCCTCGGGCACTTGAAATAACTGCTGGCTGgcagggtggggagggggatttgttttggtttccttCCCCCCATGGGAAGAGTTTTCTATCAGATGGGatagaaaacaaggaaaatgataCTGGCAACATTTAAGGAGGCTttaaaacagcaggaaaagataTCATGTAGGGATTGCTGTGCCTCACTCAGACTTAGCTTGGGAGTTGAATTggatctatttttaaatgtgtaagaAGGCAGAGAATTGTCTGTTCCCAAGAATTCCTCGCTGTCTGCGAAGTCCGGTGCTCCAGAGCTGGTACCAAACCCCAGTCTCACGGACTTACCAGGACTTTGCTCCTCCAGCTTTATTGCCATGAGACAATGTGGGATATTCAGAAGAGCAGTGGCTGGGAGATTTTCAGAGGAAACCTTTTAAACTCCTGTATGGTTGCAATAGtttcccaggagctgcagagccctgaGCAGCGCAGTTGCTCTGAGGGGCTGAGGACCAACAGCAACTGCTGGAGCTTAGTGCTGATGAGAATCCCTGCTGTCGGAGGAAGTTTAAGTGACTTTGCAGGCTAACACTTGTGAATTTAGATTGTGGTAAAAGCAGGAGATGAGCACAAGTTTGCTGCCGCTTGAAACATGGCTGATGCTACTTAAAGAGGCTCTGGATGTTTTGGAGTAACTTGCAGAACCCtggattttgctgctgtttttctactttttttttctttcttgttcccTGAAAGCTGTGAGGATGTCTCAGAGTAATGTAGTAGCTGGGATTTTCCTAGGCCACAATCTGCAATTCTGAGACTGCCACTCCCTGTGTCAGTGACTGCTCCCATCTCCCAGTGGtctaaataggaaaaaaaaaaaaccaaccaacactGGAATTTGATAACATCTCCAagaaactttcttcttccatcttaGTAAATGCTGTTGCACATTCCTGCCATCTGAAATGTCCTAGCAGCGTAATTCCACATGGTAAGTTTACTCTTTTCTTATCTCAGTATGAAATAATAGAGAAcacagttttccttccttcctcccttctgcgtacttctttttttaccttttgCTTCACTGATTCTATGTTACGTAAAACACAAATGTAATGGAGCTTTTATAGCTCCTGGCCGTCCTTTCATTCAGACCGTGGTTCACGAGAATGACTCTAATGAATGGAACCAGCAAAAAACAGGGGGAAGCACTGATGCCATCTGCCCTGTCTTGTAAATAAATACCCAGCTCAGGTCTTGCCCTGTGATTTGACATTCCTTACTCTGAATAGTTTCTGTCACTGTCTCCACATTGCTGAAAGAGTTTCTTGCAAAATCATTTTACTAGCTCCAAATGTCTCCTTACATACAAAAATCAGATCGGTCAATGCACAGGGCAGAGCATTTGCagttcctttcctctctctgcattgTCATTGCCTGCACTGAAACATCTCCTTTCCTCTGACATTTTTCATAGTGAATGTCACAAAATGCCTCACAGATGAAGTCAGGCATACATGCCAGAGTGAAATCTAAGGTGATTAGTAAAGATAGATGGCTCCACAGCTCATGGAGTGTCACAAAAAGATGggatggagaaaaaatgaaaaaaagaatctttctgAAGATTACCAACAGCCACAGtggggcacacacacacacacacaaaagaccAAAAAACAGTAACACAAATAAGTTAATGGAGGGTTTTTCCACTGAAGGTCATTTAGGTGAAGAGTATCAGAAAAACCTGCCTAGGCACTAGGTGCACAGAAGTATGTCCTTCAGACAACAAGCCGCACCACACTGCCATGCTGAAGTTCCTCTTAGGGCCCTTCAACAGCTCCGAGAACGAAGAAAAGGCTTCTTGTCTAGAAGCAACTGCTGTGAGCACGAGTAGCTCGTCCTGCCTTGCACACAACTCGGGAGCAGCAGAGtagttttaaaaacatgtcCACTTTTAGAGGagtacatttattttagtaAGCCCATTTATAACTGTCAGTTTCTCTTAACAAATATAACAAAAGCTGAAGCTCCATGGTCTTGTTGGTATGAAGACACATTGTTCACAAGCAGGAGAGGATATGGGAAACATTTGTCCAACAATTGCTGTTTGAGCTCTCCGAGCCACACTCTGATCCCTTGAACTGCCCCGGAGGCTGCACAGATTGGTGTATTTGCTTAGGCACAATATGAGCACAACCGAGACTacaagagcagaagcagcaatttGAATGGTATAGTTCCTGTCCTCAAAGGGAGGCATGGGTGGGTTGGACAATACTTGGCCCCTAGGCCAGAGTGTGAAGGGAAACGCAGCCTCTGCAGTAGGGCTTTTGTCGAGCGCACACCCTCTGTGCTGCCCCGACACTCCTGGCCCCAGAAACACGAAGTTTCCAGCAGCCGGTGGTGCGTCCATGCACCTTGGAACACAGCTGTGCAACAAAGCCACACTTCTGTCCTCGGCGAATGCACGCCAGCCTGGCTCTGGGCCCTCCTTGCATCATCCGCTGCCCGGCACTGTCCCTCCCCTGACCTACGGCATTTCGTCTCCCGCAGACGGGCCGGGTGCTTCCACAGAGGAGCTACTGCTTTGTTACACACCGTTCGGGCCTCTTTAAGGGGTTGCAGTCACGCACGGGGGGATTtacatttttcccctcagcaTTGGTAGCAGTGGACATTTCAAAACAAGCTGCCTTCCCTGCCGAAAGCTTACATCCGTGTGAATAAAGCGCTCATTCTGCCAGCAAAACGCAACGGTCACGCTGCGATAACAAGTCAGCCCCCCCGCTGGGGGAGGCGATGGCGTGCAGACACGGACATCCCACAACACCATCAGCTCATTCCGCAAATGGACTCGCGCggagctttcttcttttcatttaataacTCCGGGCACAGGcagctgtttgcattttcaaagcTCGCTCAGAAAGCAGCCAGTTAATTTTGATTTGCTCGGGCCACCCTGAGCGAGCTCGCTGCCGCCCCCCGGCCTTGCCTTGCAGCGGGGGTGTGAGGCCCCAGGGCAGCTCCTcccgcccccggcccggcccgccctgccctgccctgccctgccggGGATGGGAAAAAGTTGAGCGCAACTTCTCGGACAGCCGCGGCCCCGCCTCCGGCGCGGCACGGGATTGGCGGGCGGGCACTGTGAGGCCCCGCCCCCGGCGCGGTTTGTGAATGGGGccggcggcgggggcggggccggcggcgCGCCCGCGCGTATATGTGTCTTTTTTTGTGCCCGACTCGGCCGCGGGCCGGGAGCTGCGGGGCGGGTGGTGGTGCACGGCTGCGGGCGCAGCGCAGTGAGGCGATACGAGGCGAGGCGCGCAGCTCGCAACGGCGCTCGTCGGGAGCGGAGCCGCGGGGAGGATCGCGCAGTAATTggattttaaaagttatttaaacCCGCGAGTAAAATACAGGGCTCAGCCGGGCGCGGTAATAATCCGTTTAGCCGTAACCTAAATCCTCGGCGTCGGGGCTCGGAAGCCAGGCGGGGAGCAGCGCCAACGCCTCGCCGCGGGATCCTGCGCGGAGCTACCGAGAGCCGTCGCCTCCTCCAGCACGACCGACTTCGGAAACTTAACGCCGGGCAGCGCCGATCCGCCGCGGCCGAGGAGGAACGccgcggagccgccgccgcACCCTCGCCCCGCGGAAggggccccgccgccgccgcccgccgggCGCTCATGCCCCTGGGGCTCGGCGCCGCCCGGCTCTGACGCGCGCCCCGCGGCTTCCTGGGCCCCGGCGATGCGGCCCGCGGCGGTAGCAGCGGGCGCTGGGCTCCGCTGGCTGGGCCTGGCCGCCCTGCTGGCCGCCCTGCTGGGCACCCCGTGCGCGGCGGCGCATCAGGACGATAAGGCCATCTCCGTGCCGGACCACGGCTTCTGCCAGCCCATCTCCATCCCGCTCTGCACGGATATCGCCTACAACCAGACCATCCTGCCCAACCTGCTGGGCCACACCAACCAGGAGGACGCAGGCCTGGAGGTGCACCAGTTCTACCCGCTGGTCAAGGTGCAGTGCTCGGCCGAACTCAagttcttcctctgctccatgTATGCACCGGTGTGCACCGTACTGGAGCAGGCCATCCCACCCTGCCGCTCCTTATGTGAGCGGGCTCGCCAGGGCTGCGAGGCGCTCATGAACAAGTTCGGCTTCCAGTGGCCGGAGCGGCTCCGCTGCGAGAACTTTCCTGTGCATGGGGCGGGCGAGATCTGCGTGGGGCAGAACACATCGGATGCCCCGCCAGGGCCTGGTGGTGCGGGGGGTCGTGGAGCCACGGCGCAGCCCACAGCTGGCTACCTGCCTGACCTCACCCCACCGCAGCCTGCTACCGgcttctccttctcctgcccCCGGCAGCTCAAGGTGCCCCCCTACTTGGGCTACCGCTTCCTGGGGGAGCGAGACTGTGGAGCCCCCTGTGAGCCGGGCCGGCCTAACGGGCTCATGTACTTCAAGGAGGCAGAGGTGCGCTTTGCCCGGCTCTGGGTGGGCGTGTGGTCCGTGCTTTGCTGTGCATCCACCCTCTTTACTGTGCTTACCTACCTGGTGGACATGCGCCGCTTCAGCTACCCGGAGCGGCCCATCATCTTCCTCTCAGGCTGCTACTTCATGGTGGCGGTGGCTTACGCAGCAGGTTTCCTCCTGGAGGAGCGGGTGGTGTGCCTAGAGCGCTTCTCTGAGGATGGCTACCGAACCGTGGCCCAAGGCACCAAGAAAGAAGGCTGCACCATCCTGTTCATGATCCTCTACTTCTTCGGCATGGCCAGCTCCATCTGGTGGGTCATACTGTCCCTCACCTGGTTCCTGGCAGCTGGCATGAAGTGGGGCCACGAGGCCATTGAGGCCAACTCCCAGTACTTCCACCTGGCTGCCTGGGCCGTGCCTGCTGTCAAAACCATCACCATCCTAGCCATGGGGCAGGTGGACGGTGATGTGCTCAGTGGGGTGTGCTACGTGGGCATCTACAGCGTGGACTCACTGCGGGGCTTCGTGCTGGCACCACTCTTCGTGTACCTCTTCATTGGCACCTCCTTCCTGCTGGCCGGCTTTGTGTCCTTGTTTCGCATCCGCACTATCATGAAGCACGATGGCACCAAGACGGAGAAGCTAGAGAAGCTGATGGTGCGCATTGGGGTCTTCAGCGTCCTCTACACAGTCCCTGCCACCATTGTTCTGGCATGCTACTTCTATGAGCAGGCCTTCCGTAGCACCTGGGAGAAGACATGGCTCCTCCAGACGTGCAAAACCTACGCTGTGCCCTGCCCTAGCCACTTCGCCCCCATGAGCCCAGACTTCACAGTCTTCATGATCAAGTACCTCATGACCATGATCGTTGGCATCACAACGGGCTTCTGGATCTGGTCTGGCAAAACCCTACAGTCCTGGCGGCGCTTCTACCACAGACTGAGCACCGGCAGCAAGGGCGAGACGGCGGTATGAGATNNNNNNNNNNNNNNNNNNNNNNNNNNNNNNNNNNNNNNNNNNNNNNNNNNNNNNNCC is part of the Numida meleagris isolate 19003 breed g44 Domestic line chromosome 5, NumMel1.0, whole genome shotgun sequence genome and harbors:
- the FZD7 gene encoding frizzled-7 yields the protein MRPAAVAAGAGLRWLGLAALLAALLGTPCAAAHQDDKAISVPDHGFCQPISIPLCTDIAYNQTILPNLLGHTNQEDAGLEVHQFYPLVKVQCSAELKFFLCSMYAPVCTVLEQAIPPCRSLCERARQGCEALMNKFGFQWPERLRCENFPVHGAGEICVGQNTSDAPPGPGGAGGRGATAQPTAGYLPDLTPPQPATGFSFSCPRQLKVPPYLGYRFLGERDCGAPCEPGRPNGLMYFKEAEVRFARLWVGVWSVLCCASTLFTVLTYLVDMRRFSYPERPIIFLSGCYFMVAVAYAAGFLLEERVVCLERFSEDGYRTVAQGTKKEGCTILFMILYFFGMASSIWWVILSLTWFLAAGMKWGHEAIEANSQYFHLAAWAVPAVKTITILAMGQVDGDVLSGVCYVGIYSVDSLRGFVLAPLFVYLFIGTSFLLAGFVSLFRIRTIMKHDGTKTEKLEKLMVRIGVFSVLYTVPATIVLACYFYEQAFRSTWEKTWLLQTCKTYAVPCPSHFAPMSPDFTVFMIKYLMTMIVGITTGFWIWSGKTLQSWRRFYHRLSTGSKGETAWGCCR